The following DNA comes from Streptomyces pristinaespiralis.
TCCCCGCAGGGCGCGACCGGGCAGGCGCTGTCCAGGATCGAGACCCGCCGGCCGAACACCGACCCGGAGGGGCCGTTCCGTCTGGAGCCCGGGCACCGCACGGGCGACGTCGAATCCGGCCTGGCCGCGCGGGTGCACGACCCGCTCTGGCTGCTCACCCGGCAGTGGCAGTTCGGGGAGTTCGCCGCCCAGGACGCCGGCTCCCCCGCGGTGGTCCGGATGACGGGCGGCAGTGCGCCGGTCGACGCCTGGCGGCCGTCCGGGGCCGTGGACTGGGTGCCCTACGCCCCCCGCCTCGGGCCGCTCGACGTCCAGGTCGAGGACGAGCCGGTCCAGGTCGACGAGCGGCTGCGCGCCGAGGGCGGCGCCGCGCTGCTGCGGATGGCCGACGACGCCGGGGTGCTCACCGCCGCCGTCGCGGCGCTGGCTCCGCATCGGCTGCCGGCCGGCGAGCTGGACACGAGTCTGGTCGGCCTGCTCGAAGGCCGGGTGCCCGACGCGGTGTCGGTGGCGGCAGCGCTGGACGCGGGCACGTTCGCCGGCGGACCGGACCCGAAGCTGGGCGAGGTGGCCGCCCGCTGGCGGCGCTGGTGGGGCGGGCGACTGGCCGAGCGCGGCCTGGACTGCTTCGACCCGCACCGGTTCGAGCACGCCGCCGAGCTGTCCGCCGGCGGCACGGTGCTGCGCGCGGAGGAGTACCAGGGGGACGGCCTGGACTGGTACGCCCTGGACGTGGACCCGGAACCCGAGCACCCGGCCGCGCCGCCGGGACCGCGGCACACGTTCACCGACGAGGGTCTGCCTTCGACGGTGCGCTACGGCGGGCTGCCCGCCGACCGGTTCTGGGAGATGGAGGACGCGCGGGTCGACCTGGGCTCGGTGGACGTGTCCACGCTGGACACCGGCCGGCTGCTGCTGATCTCGTTCGCGACGGTCTACGGCAACGACTGGTTCCTGACGCCGCTGGAGGTACCGACCGGTTCGCTGACGGTGCTGGACCGGCTGCTCGTACGCGACGTGTTCGGCCGCCACCACCTGGTCGGACGAGCCGGCCGGGACGACCCGTCCTGGTCGATGTTCAGCCTGCACAGTCCCGACCCGGACCACCCGGCGGCGTCCGGGCTGCTGGTGCTGCCCACCGAACGCGGTCAGGTGGGCGAGGTGCTCGAGCAGGTGACGCTGTCCCGCGACGAGCTGGCGAACACACTCTGGGCCGTACAGCACCGCTACACGGACGGCCGGGGCGAACTGATCGACCGCCGGGACCGGTGGGCGCGCACGGCGGCGCCCGAGCCGGTCACGGCCGGCGGGCCGCCCGCGTACGGGGTGCAGACCCTGGTGCCGGACAACTGGTTCCCGCTGGTCCCGGAGGAGGTCCGGACCGCGATGATCCGGTTCCGGCTGGTGGGGCTGACCGGTCCCGGCGTCGACTCCCGCCCGGAGGGTCTGCTCATCACCCCCGGGCTGTGGGTGTACGAGGAGGAGGTGCCGCGCGACGGGGTGATCGTGACACGCCGCCCGGTGCTCGCCCGCTGGTCCGACGGCTCCTGGCACAGCTGGGTGCGCAGGCAGAAGGCGCCCGGCACCGGAGAGAGCTCCAGCGGGCTCGCCTTCGACACCGTCCGACCCACCGAACCGTGGCCCTCATGAGGAGCCGAGGGCGCTCGCCGGAGGCGGGCCGCCGGACAGCCCGGCGGGCTCCTACGGGTTGGCCGTGGAGACGACGTACACCCAGGGGCGGTCCGGTTCGGTCAGGTCGACCGTGATGTCCTTGCTCGGCCGCGGGTCCTTCTGGGTGTGGACGGTGCCGGCCCAGGCACGGCCCTTCAGCTTGAAGTTCCAGCCGACCACGGCGGAGTCCCGGTCGCTGATGGTGACCTTGCCGTTCTCGAGGGCGGCGCGGCTCGTCCCGGCGCCCTTCAGGAAGGTGTCGAGGCCCTTCGGCGAGGTGCGGAACTGGACGTACAGCCGGCTGGTCTTCCAGTTGCTGGTCTCGAAGTAGGAGACCCGCGTGGCGCCTTCGGGGACCGGCACCTCGAAGATGCGGCGCTTCATGATCGAGGGCCAGAAGTCGCGCAGGCCCTGGGCGGCGGACTCCGCCTCCTTGTCACGGCCGCTGGCGCGGCTCTGCCCGGCGGAGATCGCGAGGTAGCCGGCCGGGATGCCGATGAGCAGCACGATGACGATCGCGGTGATCCAGCGGCGCACGATCATGTGGCGCCGGCCCTCGGGGGTCGGCGGGGTCGGCTGCGGCGTGGGCTGGCGGGTGGTCAGCGTTGTCATGACGGCGGTTCCTGGGTGGGGCGTACAGAGCTCGGGTTGCGCAGGGCCTGGGCGTAGCGCTCGTAGCGTTCGTGGCGTTCCACACGGCGGCGGTTGGTCCGGCGGAAGCGCCGGGCCACCAGCCGGGCGAGGTCGGCCGCGCCGACCATACCCGCTTCGGGGCCGAGCTGGGCCTTGGCGATCCGGGCCTCCGGGCGGTAGCCGCGGCCGGTCAGATGACGGCGGAACGCGTCCCTCGCGGGGCCGATCAGCAGGTCGTCGGCGGCGCTGACGCCGCCGCCGATGACGAAGCACGACGGGTCGAGGGCGGCGGCGAGGTTGGCGATGCCGACACCGAGCCACTGCCCGATGTCCTGGAACAGCTCGACGCACATCGCGTCGCCCTCGCGGGCCAGCTCGGTGATGAGCGGCCCGGTGATGTCGCCGACGTTGCCGCCGACCCGGTCGATGATGCTGTAGGCGACCGGCGAGTCGGCGGCGGCCAGCTCGCGGGCCTCACGGACCAGGGCGTTGCCGGAGCTGTACTGCTCCCAGCAGCCGCGGTTGCCGCACGGGCAGCGGTGGCCGCCGGGCACGACCTGCATATGGCCGAACTCGCCGGCGACGCCGAACTTGCCGCGCTTGACCTGTCCGTCCTCGAGGATCGCCCCGCCGATGCCGGTGCCGAGCGTGATCATGACGATGTGGTCCTCGCCACGCCCGGCCCCGAAGCGCCACTCCGCCCAGGCGGCGGTGTTGGCGTCGTTGTCGACCAGTACGGGGACGGCGAGGCGGGCGGTCAGGGCGTCGCGCAGGGGCTCGTTCCGCCAGGCGAGGTGAGGTGCGAAGAGCACCTTGGAACGGTCCGCGTCGACCCAGCCGGCCGCGCCGATGCCCACGGCGTGCACATCGTGCCGGTCGGAGAGGTCGAGCACCAGCTCGCAGATGGTGTCCTCGACGACCTTGGGGCTCTTGGACTTGTCGGGGGTCTCGGTGCGGATCTTCTCGAGGATGATCCCGTCGGCGTCGACGACGCCGGCCATCACCTTGGTGCCGCCGATGTCGATGCCGACCGTGGGTACGCGGGGCGCGGTGAGGTGC
Coding sequences within:
- a CDS encoding ROK family glucokinase, with the protein product MSTYRDFTNRGTARATVLKTVGTRERRSHLTAPRVPTVGIDIGGTKVMAGVVDADGIILEKIRTETPDKSKSPKVVEDTICELVLDLSDRHDVHAVGIGAAGWVDADRSKVLFAPHLAWRNEPLRDALTARLAVPVLVDNDANTAAWAEWRFGAGRGEDHIVMITLGTGIGGAILEDGQVKRGKFGVAGEFGHMQVVPGGHRCPCGNRGCWEQYSSGNALVREARELAAADSPVAYSIIDRVGGNVGDITGPLITELAREGDAMCVELFQDIGQWLGVGIANLAAALDPSCFVIGGGVSAADDLLIGPARDAFRRHLTGRGYRPEARIAKAQLGPEAGMVGAADLARLVARRFRRTNRRRVERHERYERYAQALRNPSSVRPTQEPPS